A window of Plutella xylostella chromosome 19, ilPluXylo3.1, whole genome shotgun sequence contains these coding sequences:
- the LOC105380199 gene encoding angiogenic factor with G patch and FHA domains 1 isoform X1, whose amino-acid sequence MDSTRKVKTKQVFLKNLKKSLKYRPKIYRLILNLRRKIREKNKLLKQKSTSVQHKDVSCQTDERNNSDDKEKKNKSQTNVVEEVPAAWNTDEHSGGAEKSIAEQVKEAAQSAMAQSGMVYVESAGMYYDYKTGYYYNSELGLYYHSDTGCYYYYSDEKQEFVFHSYPDTSMLAANEALKKHEQKKAKKHKQETQENPTEGSKPKKKRTSKKKVKETESSASINKAENGSEKTGKDAIASEVNETIEGKIENGEVIDKDEEADLEDGECSDTASESDVESCASTATDSDDDSVAKHHPPCMRVIVRETKLPKLKVGSLFLITKDGGTVGREGEKHAILLNEHNVSRNHLQISYDSRRRGYVATDLGSKNGTTLNGTRMSASQPMEVPHGSTIQLGVTKLLCHIHPGNDTCGHCEPGLIMEAQEKEKKIAYTRTCSVQKQHALELARLKNKYVPEPLAIEDGSYKDRAKERREAVGSSHHSEKTQQSDLDTSIAPDNKGFKLLQKMGWSKGEGLGKDSQGAVEPVPLVSNESKVGLGAAGSAAPVQIGSVGSVPLKMNRRSKPLRPPARLFRDPLEDDDE is encoded by the exons ATGGATTCAACAAGAAAagtgaaaacaaaacaagttTTCCTGAAGAATCTAAAGAAGTCTTTAAAGTATAGACCGAAAATATATAGACTAATACTCAACTTACGGCGAAAGATACGTGAAAAAAACAAACTGTTGAAGCAAAAG TCAACATCTGTTCAACACAAAGATGTCTCATGCCAGACGGATGAAAGGAATAATTCAGAcgataaagaaaagaaaaacaaatcaCAGACCAATGTTGTGGAGGAAGTACCTGCGGCATGGAACACAGATGAACACAGCGGTGGCGCGGAAAAGAGCATCGCCGAGCAAGTCAAGGAGGCAGCCCAGAGTGCCATGGCACAGTCCGGAATGGTTTATGTTGAGTCTGCTGGGATGTACTATGATTATAAGActggatattattataattct GAACTTGGTCTCTACTACCATTCAGATACAGGGTGTTATTACTACTACTCTGATGAGAAGCAAGAGTTTGTGTTCCACTCATACCCGGACACCAGCATGCTGGCTGCCAATGAAGCACTCAAGAAACATGAGCAGAAAAAAGCTAAGAAACATAAACAG GAAACTCAAGAAAACCCAACTGAAGGCAGCAAACCCAAGAAAAAGAGAACTAGCAAGAAGAAAGTCAAGGAAACTGAGTCCTCTGCCAGTATCAATAAGGCAGAAAATGGTTCAGAAAAGACTGGAAAAGATGCTATTGCATCTGAGGTTAATGAAACTATAGAGGGAAAGATAGAAAATGGTGAAGTTATTGATAAAGATGAAGAAGCAGATCTGGAAGATGGTGAATGCAGTGACACAGCATCAGAGTCTGATGTGGAATCCTGCGCCAGCACAGCCACTGATAGCGATGATG ACAGTGTAGCGAAGCACCACCCCCCGTGCATGCGAGTGATCGTGCGGGAGACCAAGCTTCCCAAACTGAAGGTCGGGAGTCTGTTCCTGATCACTAAAGATGGCGGCACGGTGGGCCGCGAGGGGGAAAAACATGCTATACTGTTGAATGAGCATAATGTTTCTAGG AATCACCTGCAAATATCGTACGACTCGCGCCGCCGCGGCTACGTGGCGACGGACCTCGGCTCCAAGAACGGGACCACGCTCAACGGCACGCGCATGTCCGCCAGCCAGCCCATGGAG GTCCCGCATGGCAGCACCATACAGTTGGGTGTCACAAAGCTATTGTGCCACATTCACCCGGGCAACGACACCTGCGGCCACTGTGAACCCGGCCTCATTATGGAAG CGcaagagaaagaaaagaaaatcgCCTACACGAGAACGTGCAGCGTCCAGAAACAGCACGCGCTAGAGCTGGCTCGACTCAAGAACAAATACGTTCCTGAACCTCTGGCCATAGAGGACGGTAGTTACAAGGACAGGGCCAAGGAGAGGCGGGAGGCGGTCGGCTCGTCGCACCACTCGGAGAAGACTCAGCAGAGCGATTTGGACAC GAGCATAGCGCCAGACAACAAGGGCTTCAAGCTGCTGCAGAAGATGGGGTGGTCCAAGGGGGAGGGACTCGGGAAGGACAGCCAGGGGGCGGTGGAACCG